Proteins from a single region of Deltaproteobacteria bacterium:
- the gspD gene encoding type II secretion system secretin GspD, producing the protein MARRGGKIVFVVSVLFWLVAANPPLAPADLEEGKIELSSNPVKITTTRDAYYLQVGIFSVDRNAENIKNALDNEGMAVTVEIIENIRGEPLKKVLVGPFDTGIDAERGMDRVREITGLEPLVIRRGPDYEVPEPAGEPEAALPGVVEGKPPGVEEKEPPPVVEEEKAPLPEIPVIAEEQDEEEQVAGARKPKTLEKPRPQVTEEPVAPQKEEKPPALEAEKPVTVPVREKAEPAGKKGPGISLDFTDVDISVLIKFISEVTGKNFIYDEKVRGNITIISPKKITQEEMYRVFLSVLQVKGFTTVEQGNIVKIIPSREAKQEGLKTFTRKRYEVTDEFITQLIPLKYIDAKDASPLLTPLISKEGLLTFYGPSNTLIIIDRGSNIARIADILSELDIGTAAQVIKLYQLQHAPSDDVSDILSQLYTGSGVPVTTRRVKGRPAPRAQPAAAGSVAGTKFISDARTNSIVVLAPSDLIEDISDMITQLDIPTPENVGKINVYYLENADSEELATVLNNLISGRTGGPTPGQPGQPSTIKGIIAPEFEGPIKITADKATNSLLIIASPVDYLTLVEVIKKLDIKRRQVYVESVIMEVRIDKGRDLGVEYRAAFEPTSNSAAIFGSNFDFSGNVNDLLIALAAGNPLLLAGEGLTAGVIGGTVRLPDGTEIPAITAILRAAEVATNVNVLATPHLLTTDNQEAEIVVGENVPFITSQARDTTNLSNIINTVEREDVGITLRITPQIHESDFVKLDIYQETSAIKEGTAIFDINPVGPTTTKRSAKTNIIVKSGQTIVVGGLMQEVRNRNVSKIPILGDIPLIGALFRFESDSSQKTNLLIFLTPKIIKDVGELEGVTLERKELMRDYIRKNLKNKREINIEEYNKVLDPWKIDNE; encoded by the coding sequence ATGGCACGAAGGGGGGGGAAAATAGTGTTCGTGGTTTCTGTTCTGTTCTGGCTGGTCGCCGCAAACCCGCCTTTGGCCCCGGCAGACCTTGAAGAGGGAAAGATCGAGCTGTCGAGCAACCCCGTCAAAATAACGACGACCCGCGATGCCTACTACCTGCAGGTGGGCATATTTTCCGTCGACAGAAACGCGGAAAACATAAAAAACGCCCTGGATAACGAGGGAATGGCCGTGACGGTCGAAATCATCGAAAACATAAGAGGGGAGCCATTGAAGAAGGTCCTGGTGGGGCCATTCGATACGGGCATCGATGCGGAGAGAGGTATGGACCGGGTCAGGGAGATAACGGGCCTTGAGCCCCTTGTGATCAGGAGGGGGCCGGACTACGAGGTTCCGGAACCCGCGGGAGAACCCGAAGCGGCCCTGCCCGGGGTTGTCGAAGGAAAACCGCCGGGGGTCGAAGAAAAAGAGCCGCCCCCGGTAGTGGAGGAAGAGAAAGCCCCCTTGCCCGAAATCCCGGTGATAGCCGAAGAACAGGATGAGGAGGAGCAGGTTGCCGGCGCACGGAAGCCAAAAACGCTTGAAAAGCCGCGGCCGCAGGTAACGGAAGAGCCCGTGGCCCCCCAAAAAGAGGAGAAACCGCCGGCCCTGGAGGCGGAAAAGCCCGTCACCGTCCCCGTGAGGGAAAAAGCGGAACCGGCCGGAAAAAAGGGACCCGGGATCTCCCTCGACTTCACGGACGTCGACATATCTGTCCTGATCAAGTTCATCAGCGAGGTGACGGGGAAGAACTTCATCTACGACGAGAAGGTCCGGGGGAACATCACGATCATATCCCCGAAGAAGATCACGCAGGAAGAGATGTACCGGGTTTTCCTCTCCGTCCTCCAGGTGAAGGGTTTCACCACCGTCGAGCAGGGAAACATCGTCAAGATCATCCCCTCCCGGGAGGCGAAACAGGAGGGGCTGAAGACCTTTACCCGCAAACGCTACGAGGTGACCGACGAGTTCATTACCCAGCTCATACCCTTGAAGTATATCGACGCGAAAGATGCCTCGCCCCTTCTCACACCCCTGATCTCCAAAGAGGGCCTCCTGACATTCTACGGCCCTTCCAACACCCTGATCATCATCGACAGGGGATCGAACATTGCGCGAATAGCCGATATTCTCTCCGAACTGGACATCGGCACCGCCGCCCAGGTCATCAAGCTGTATCAGCTCCAGCACGCCCCCTCCGACGATGTGAGCGATATCCTGTCCCAGCTCTACACGGGATCGGGAGTGCCGGTGACGACGCGCCGAGTCAAGGGGAGGCCCGCTCCGAGAGCGCAGCCCGCCGCTGCCGGCTCCGTGGCCGGGACAAAATTCATATCGGATGCCAGGACCAACAGCATCGTCGTCCTTGCCCCATCGGACCTGATCGAAGACATAAGCGACATGATAACGCAGCTCGACATACCCACCCCGGAAAATGTCGGGAAGATCAACGTCTACTACCTTGAAAACGCCGATTCCGAGGAGCTCGCAACCGTTCTGAACAATCTCATCTCCGGCCGGACGGGAGGGCCGACACCGGGGCAACCGGGGCAACCATCGACGATCAAGGGTATCATCGCACCCGAATTTGAAGGCCCGATCAAGATAACGGCGGACAAGGCAACCAACTCCCTCCTGATCATCGCATCGCCCGTCGATTATCTCACCCTCGTGGAAGTGATAAAGAAACTCGATATCAAGAGGAGACAGGTATACGTCGAGTCCGTGATCATGGAAGTGCGTATCGACAAGGGAAGAGACCTGGGGGTCGAATACCGGGCTGCATTCGAGCCCACGAGCAACAGCGCCGCCATCTTCGGCTCGAACTTCGATTTTTCGGGCAACGTGAACGATCTCCTCATTGCCCTTGCCGCGGGAAATCCCCTTCTCCTGGCCGGTGAAGGGCTCACCGCGGGCGTTATCGGCGGTACGGTGAGGCTTCCGGACGGAACGGAGATACCTGCCATCACGGCAATACTGCGCGCCGCCGAGGTCGCCACGAACGTGAACGTTCTCGCAACACCCCACCTGCTTACGACCGATAACCAGGAGGCGGAAATCGTGGTGGGCGAAAACGTTCCCTTCATCACCAGCCAGGCCAGGGATACGACCAACCTCTCGAATATCATCAACACGGTCGAGCGGGAGGATGTGGGCATAACCCTCAGGATAACTCCCCAGATTCACGAGAGCGATTTCGTAAAGCTCGATATATACCAGGAGACTTCCGCGATAAAAGAGGGCACGGCAATCTTTGACATCAACCCCGTCGGCCCCACGACGACGAAAAGGAGCGCCAAGACTAATATCATCGTAAAGTCGGGACAGACGATCGTCGTCGGTGGCCTCATGCAGGAGGTGAGAAACAGGAACGTCTCTAAAATCCCCATCCTGGGGGACATACCGCTCATCGGGGCGCTCTTTCGGTTCGAGTCGGACAGCTCGCAAAAAACCAACCTCCTGATTTTCCTCACCCCCAAGATCATCAAAGACGTGGGCGAGCTCGAAGGGGTAACTCTGGAAAGGAAGGAGTTGATGAGGGACTATATAAGGAAAAACCTGAAAAACAAGCGCGAGATAAACATCGAGGAATATAATAAGGTGTTGGATCCCTGGAAAATAGATAATGAATAA